Proteins from one Streptomyces sp. NBC_00289 genomic window:
- a CDS encoding M23 family metallopeptidase, producing the protein MASNPPAPQAPFVPSRRSTEPFGSGGLRTDEGPWEEWNPTEESLRPVRGRHRVSKQRGGGLARSSTVLGVGVIAAVGAGGMASANTGKPPVSISIPDLPSVGSLLSDDDSSADADQGSATALSSVGVSTTETAQGTTDAGEVLRSRIMAQAEQQQDQVETKAAAAAAATAEKQAAAAVAKAEKAAEAKADAAKEKAEAAAKLKAEAERLAELAKQYTLPTSSYTITSTFGQAGSMWSSGYHTGLDFAAPTGTLIKAIHSGTITEAGWAGSYGYRTILTLDDGTELWFCHQSSISVTVGQKVNTGDVIGRVGATGNVTGPHLHLEVHPGGSADGIDPMAWLRGKGLTP; encoded by the coding sequence GTGGCGTCCAACCCGCCTGCCCCGCAAGCCCCGTTCGTGCCCAGCCGGCGCAGCACCGAGCCCTTCGGCTCCGGCGGCCTCCGCACCGACGAGGGTCCGTGGGAGGAGTGGAATCCCACCGAGGAGTCCCTTCGCCCCGTACGAGGCCGGCATCGCGTCTCCAAGCAGCGCGGCGGGGGACTCGCCCGCAGCTCCACCGTCCTCGGTGTCGGTGTCATAGCCGCCGTCGGCGCGGGTGGCATGGCCAGCGCCAACACCGGCAAGCCGCCGGTCTCCATCTCCATTCCCGACCTGCCGTCCGTGGGCTCGCTCCTGTCGGACGACGACTCCTCCGCCGACGCCGACCAGGGCTCCGCGACCGCGCTCAGCAGCGTCGGTGTGAGCACCACCGAAACGGCGCAGGGCACCACCGACGCCGGTGAGGTGCTCCGCAGCCGGATCATGGCCCAGGCCGAGCAGCAGCAGGACCAGGTCGAGACCAAGGCCGCCGCAGCCGCCGCGGCCACGGCCGAGAAGCAGGCCGCCGCCGCGGTCGCCAAGGCGGAGAAGGCGGCCGAGGCCAAGGCCGACGCCGCGAAGGAGAAGGCCGAGGCGGCCGCCAAGCTGAAGGCCGAGGCTGAGCGCCTGGCCGAGCTGGCCAAGCAGTACACGCTGCCGACCTCCTCGTACACCATCACCTCGACCTTCGGCCAGGCCGGCTCCATGTGGTCCTCCGGCTACCACACCGGCCTCGACTTCGCCGCGCCCACCGGCACGCTGATCAAGGCGATCCACAGCGGCACCATCACCGAGGCGGGCTGGGCCGGTTCCTACGGCTACCGCACGATCCTGACCCTGGACGACGGCACCGAGCTGTGGTTCTGCCACCAGTCGTCCATCAGCGTCACCGTGGGCCAGAAGGTCAACACGGGTGACGTGATCGGGCGCGTGGGCGCCACCGGCAACGTGACCGGGCCGCACCTGCACCTCGAGGTCCACCCCGGCGGCAGCGCCGACGGCATCGACCCGATGGCGTGGCTGCGCGGCAAGGGCCTCACTCCCTGA